A genomic region of Cannabis sativa cultivar Pink pepper isolate KNU-18-1 chromosome 1, ASM2916894v1, whole genome shotgun sequence contains the following coding sequences:
- the LOC115706548 gene encoding replication factor C subunit 2 — protein MATLMQSSQPWVEKYRPKQVKDVAHQDEVVRVLTNTLETTNCPHMLFYGPPGTGKTTTALAIAHQLFGPELYKSRVLELNASDDRGINVVRTKIKDFAAVAVGSVQRQGGYPCPPYKIIILDEADSMTEDAQNALRRTMETYSRVTRFFFICNYISRIIEPLASRCAKFRFKPLSEEVMTSRVLYICNEEGLNLDSEALSTLSSISQGDLRRAITYLQSAARLFGSSISSRDLIGVSGVIPLEVVEAFFTACKSGNFDLANKEVNNIIAEGYPVSQMLSQLFDMVVEAADVSDEQKSRICKKLGEADKCLVDGGDEYLQLLDVASNTMRALCNMPEEFSYSN, from the exons ATGGCTACATTGATGCAAAGCTCTCAGCCATGGGTCGAGAAATA TCGACCTAAGCAAGTAAAAGACGTGGCTCACCAGGATGAGGTGGTCCGGGTCCTCACCAACACCCTCGAAACCactaat TGTCCCCACATGCTCTTCTATGGCCCTCCCGGCACCGGTAAAACGACCACCGCTCTAGCCATTGCTCACCAGCTTTTTGG ACCTGAACTATACAAGTCTAGAGTGCTGGAGCTTAATGCAAGTGATGACCGTGGTATCAATGTTGTTCGAACAAAAATCAAAGATTTTGCTGCTGTTGCTGTGGGTTCTGTCCAACGTCAAGG GGGATACCCTTGTCCACCTTATAAGATCATTATCCTTGATGAGGCTGATTCCATGACTGAAGATGCTCAG AATGCCCTTAGACGTACGATGGAAACTTACTCCAGAGTCACAAGGTTCTTTTTCATATGTAATTACATCAGCAG GATCATAGAGCCTCTTGCGTCTAGGTGTGCAAAGTTCAGGTTCAAGCCACTTTCAGAAGAAGTCATGACTAGTCGTGTATTGTACATTTGCAATGAAGAAGGTCTGAATTTGGATTCAGAG GCTCTTTCAACTCTAAGTTCTATTTCACAAGGTGATCTGCGGCGGGCTATTACATACTTGCAG TCAGCAGCTCGCTTGTTTGGATCTTCGATTTCTTCCAGGGACCTGATTGGTGTTTCTGGG GTCATTCCACTTGAGGTTGTTGAGGCTTTTTTCACAGCTTGCAAGAGTGGTAACTTTGATTTGGCAAATAAGGAAGTCAATAACATTATTGCGGAGGGCTATCCCGTCTCTCAGATGCTTTCACag TTATTTGACATGGTTGTTGAAGCAGCTGATGTATCAGATGAACAGAAGTCTAGAATATGCAAGAAATTGGGCGAAGCAGATAAG TGTCTTGTTGACGGTGGGGATGAGTACTTGCAACTGCTTGATGTGGCTAGCAACACAATGCGTGCTCTTTGTAACATGCCAGAAGAATTCTCTTATAGCAATTAG
- the LOC115704492 gene encoding short-chain dehydrogenase/reductase 2b: MDSTFLATERYAVVSGGNKGIGYEICKQLSSKGVKVVLTARDEKRGVEAVEKLLKESNLSHQHVVFHQLDVVDPASIASLADFIKIHFGKLDILINNAGIGGVMLDADAFSREFELSGCKWPQKNWNEIIMGESYEKAEECLKTNYYGTKAMVEALAPLLQLSDSPRVVNISSFLGQLENIPNKWAKQVLGDEENNLTEEGIEEVIREFLKDFKEGMLEAKDWPVQLSAYKVSKASMNAYTRISPNKYPNICINSVHPGYVKTDITCNTGEVSVTKGALGPLRLALLPNHHSTSGHFFFEEQLLPSTF, translated from the exons ATGGATTCTACATTTTTGGCCACAGAAAG GTATGCTGTTGTGAGTGGCGGGAACAAGGGGATTGGGTATGAAATATGCAAGCAATTAAGTTCAAAAGGGGTAAAAGTTGTGTTAACTGCCAGAGATGAGAAAAGAGGTGTTGAAGCTGTTGAGAAATTACTGAAAGAGTCTAACCTTTCTCATCAACATGTCGTATTCCATCAACTTGATGTCGTTGATCCTGCTAGTATTGCTTCTCTTGCAGATTTCATCAAAATCCACTTTGGGAAGCTTGATATTCta ATAAATAATGCAGGGATTGGCGGAGTTATGCTAGATGCTGATGCTTTTTCCAGAGAATTTGAGCTTTCCGGTTGTAAATGG CCCCAAAAAAATTGGAATGAAATAATTATGGGAGAAAGCTACGAAAAGGCTGAAGAATGCTTGAAAACGAACTACTATGGTACAAAGGCAATGGTTGAAGCACTTGCTCCACTTCTTCAACTGTCTGACTCACCCAGAGTCGTTAACATTTCTTCTTTCCTTGGACAATtggag AATATACCGAATAAATGGGCGAAACAAGTGTTAGGCGATGAAGAAAATAATCTAACGGAAGAAGGGATCGAAGAGGTTATACGAGAGTTTCTTAAAGATTTCAAAGAAGGTATGTTAGAAGCAAAAGATTGGCCAGTACAACTCTCGGCTTACAAAGTATCGAAAGCTTCAATGAACGCGTACACGAGGATCTCGCCCAACAAGTACCCAAACATTTGTATTAACAGTGTTCACCCTGGCTATGTCAAGACCGATATAACTTGCAACACTGGTGAAGTGAGTGTTACCAAAGGAGCTTTAGGCCCATTGAGATTGGCACTCTTACCAAATCATCATTCTACTTCTGGCCATTTCTTTTTCGAGGAACAACTCTTACCTTCTACtttctaa
- the LOC133037211 gene encoding (+)-neomenthol dehydrogenase-like, translating into MDQPSSLLATQRYAVVTGANKGIGYEICRQLATKGVTVVLTARDEKRGVEAVEKLLKESNLSHHNVVFHQLDVVNHASIDSLADFINSHFGKLDILINNAANSGATLHADAFVKEFELARGDWPEQGNWSEMSSESYEKTEECLKTNYYGAKAMVEALLPLLHLSDSPRIVNVSSLLGQLQFIPNEWAKEMLSDGEKLSEERVEEVVSVFLKDYKEGKSEAEAKGWPGHLSAYKVSKAAINAYTRILAKKYPNILVNCVHPGYVITDMTCNTGQTTAVEGAQTPVWCALLPNDTTTNNPSGLYFSQPNQVLPF; encoded by the exons ATGGATCAACCTTCGTCGCTTCTCGCAACACAAAG ATATGCTGTAGTTACCGGTGCAAACAAGGGAATTGGATATGAAATATGTAGACAATTAGCTACAAAAGGAGTGACTGTGGTGTTAACTGCAAGAGATGAGAAGAGAGGTGTTGAAGCTGTTGAGAAGTTACTGAAGGAGTCTAACCTCTCTCATCACAATGTCGTTTTCCATCAGCTTGATGTCGTCAATCATGCCAGTATTGATTCCCTTGCAGATTTCATCAATAGCCACTTTGGGAAACTTGATATTTTA ATAAACAATGCAGCAAATTCTGGGGCTACATTACATGCTGATGCTTTTGTCAAAGAGTTCGAATTGGCTCGTGGTGATTGG CCAGAGCAGGGCAATTGGAGTGAAATGTCGAGTGAAAGCTATGAAAAGACAGAAGAATGCTTGAAAACAAACTACTATGGTGCAAAAGCAATGGTCGAAGCACTACTCCCACTCCTCCACTTATCCGATTCTCCCAGAATCGTTAATGTTTCCTCCCTTTTAGGACAATTGCAG TTTATTCCCAATGAGTGGGCCAAAGAAATGTTAAGCGACGGCGAAAAGCTATCAGAAGAGCGAGTGGAGGAGGTAGTGAGTGTGTTTTTGAAAGATTACAAAGAAGGTAAGTCAGAAGCAGAGGCAAAAGGATGGCCTGGACACTTGTCAGCTTACAAAGTATCAAAAGCTGCCATTAATGCCTATACAAGGATTTTGGCCAAAAAGTATCcaaatattttagttaattgtGTGCATCCCGGCTATGTCATCACCGATATGACTTGCAATACTGGCCAGACGACTGCCGTCGAAGGCGCTCAAACTCCAGTGTGGTGCGCACTTTTACCCAACGACACCACCACCAACAATCCTTCTGGCCTTTACTTTTCACAACCGAATCAAGTCTTACCTTTCTGA
- the LOC115707120 gene encoding uncharacterized protein LOC115707120 yields the protein MGGAEHGHGEGAHGHATDFRHKVWSMSGGPNCRPVHWKRNTAIAMAGIFLVCIPIAMKSAELEQRPHPPVRPIPSQLWCKNFGTKDYESVKGP from the exons ATGGGAGGAGCTGAACATGGACATGGAGAAGGTGCCCATGGCCACGCCACTGACTTTAGGCACAAGGTCTGGAGCATGAGCGGAGGTCCCAACTGTAGACCCGTACATTGGAAGCGTAACACCGCCATTGCCATGGCCGGCATTTTTCTCGTCTGCATTCCGATCGCCATGAAATCCGCCGAGCTTGAG cAACGGCCACATCCTCCCGTCCGCCCTATTCCTTCACAGCTCTGGTGCAAGAACTTCGGTACAAAAGACTACGAGTCCGTTAAAGGCCCATAA
- the LOC115706551 gene encoding NAD-dependent malic enzyme 59 kDa isoform, mitochondrial, whose amino-acid sequence MWKAARFAASSLRRSRRLSTAIPGPCIVHKRGADILHDPWFNKDTGFPYTERDRLGLRGLLPPRVISFEQQYARFMESYRSLEKNTQGQKNSVVSLSKWRILNRLHDRNETLYYRVLIDNIKDFAPIIYTPTVGLVCQNYSGLFRRPRGMYFSAKDKGEMMSMIYNWPAQEVDMIVLTDGSRILGLGDLGVQGIGIPIGKLDMYVAAAGFNPQRVLPVMLDVGTNNQKLLEDRLYLGLRQPRLEGEEYLSIVDEFMEAVFTRWPKAIVQFEDFQMKWAFETLHRYRKKFCMFNDDIQGTAGVALAGLLGTVRAQGRPLSDFVKQKIVVVGAGSAGLGVLNTAIQAAARMTGNDETTANKLFFLLDKDGLVTKQRNNLDPAAAPFAKDPSEIDGLREGASLVEVVKKIRPHVLLGLSGKGGIFNEEVLKAMRDSDSSKPAIFAMSNPTMNAECTAADAFKHAGDNIVFASGSPFENVDLGNGKIGYVNQANNMYLFPGIGLGTLLSGAHFISDGMLQAAAECLASYMTDEDIQKGILYPSINSIRHITTEVGAAVVRAAVEEGLAEGHGDVGYRELKHMSKEETVEYVTRNMWFPVYNPLVHEK is encoded by the exons ATGTGGAAGGCAGCTCGATTCGCCGCGTCTAGTCTTCGCCGATCGAGGCGTTTATCGACTGCGATTCCTGGTCCCTGTATTGTCCATAAGCGTGGTGCTGATATTCTCCATGATCCCTGGTTCAACAAG GATACTGGGTTTCCTTATACTGAGAGAGATCGGCTAGGGCTTCGAGGACTTCTTCCACCTCGTGTCATATCGTTCGAGCAACAATATGCTCGTTTCA TGGAGTCGTATCGGTCGCTGGAGAAAAATACTCAGGGCCAAAAGAACAGTGTTGTTTCCTTGTCTAAATGGAGGATCTTAAATAGACTGCATGACAGAAATGAGACTTTATATTACCGA GTCCTTATCGACAACATCAAAGATTTTGCTCCGATTATATACACTCCCACTGTAGGATTAGTATGTCAAAATTACTCAGGGTTATTTAGAAGACCACGTGGAATGTACTTCAGTGCGAAGGACAAAGGGGAGATGATGTCAATGATCTATAATTGGCCAGCTCAGGAG GTAGACATGATAGTCCTGACTGATGGTAGCCGTATCCTTGGCCTGGGTGACCTTGGTGTTCAGGGGATTGGAATACCTATCGGGAAACTTGATATGTATGTTGCTGCAGCCGGTTTCAACCCACAGAGA GTACTCCCTGTTATGCTAGATGTCGGAACTAACAATCAGAAGTTACTTGAAGATCGTCTTT ATTTAGGACTTCGACAACCTAGGTTGGAAGGAGAAGAGTATCTATCAATTGTTGATGAGTTCATGGAAGCTGTTTTCACACGTTGGCCGAAGGCCATTGTGCAG TTCGAGGACTTTCAAATGAAGTGGGCTTTTGAAACGCTGCACCGCTACCGTAAAAAGTTTTGTATGTTCAACGATGACATACAA GGAACTGCAGGAGTGGCACTCGCGGGACTATTGGGTACTGTAAGAGCTCAAGGTCGACCATTATCTGACTTTGTGAAACAGAAGATAGTTGTAGTCGGAGCTGGGAG TGCAGGGCTTGGTGTTCTTAACACGGCCATACAGGCTGCAGCAAGAATGACAGGGAACGATGAAACAACTGCTAACAAACTATTCTTTTTGCTCGACAAAGAT GGTCTTGTAACTAAACAGAGGAATAATCTTGATCCTGCAGCTGCACCATTTGCTAAAGACCCTTCAGAGATTGATGGGCTTAGGGAGGGAGCTAGTCTTGTTGAAGTG GTTAAAAAAATCCGGCCCCATGTGCTTCTTGGTTTGTCTGGAAAAGGTGGTATTTTCAATGAGGAG GTGCTTAAGGCAATGCGCGATTCAGATTCAAGTAAACCTGCCATTTTTGCTATGTCAAACCCCACTATGAATG CTGAGTGTACTGCTGCTGATGCTTTCAAGCATGCTGGTGATAATATAGTTTTTGCAAGTGGCAGTCCTTTTGAAAATGTTGATCTTG GCAACGGAAAGATAGGATATGTAAATCAAGCGAATAACATGTACCTGTTCCCTGG AATTGGTTTGGGAACACTTCTCTCTGGCGCTCATTTTATCTCAGATGGCATGTTACAGGCAGCTGCTGAATG CCTTGCCTCTTATATGACAGATGAAGATATCCAAAAGGGCATACTTTATCCATCTATTAACAG TATCCGGCATATCACGACAGAGGTTGGAGCTGCTGTTGTGCGAGCAGCTGTTGAAGAAGGATTGGCTGAAGGACACGGTGATGTGGGGTACAGAGAGCTCAAACACATGTCAAAA GAGGAGACAGTAGAATATGTGACACGTAACATGTGGTTCCCTGTTTACAACCCCCTTGTTCATGAAAAATAA